CAGTTACATACACTATAGGTTTAAAAACAGACCCTGGCTGCCTTTTTGCCTGCACAGCTCGATTGAATTGTGACTCTCTAAAATTTCGCCCGCCGATCATAGCCAGTATTCGACCTGTTTTATGATCAATAGCCGTAAGTGCACATTGGACTGTTAGATACGACTGAAGCGTAGAATCCATAGGAATCTCACCTTTTACCATAGCAACAATCTTTTCAGGAGTAATAGTAGAATCCGGAATTAATTTAATTATGGATTCAGGATCACTAATAATCTGTTTATTTAAAACTGATTGTTGCCATTTTAAATGCTCTAAAGTAACAGAATCAGCGATTTCTTGTATCCTTGTATCTAATGTGGTATATATAGATAAGCCATCTCTGTATATATCAAATTTATACTTTTTCGCAATACTATTTAATTGCTGTCGCACAAATTCCACGAAATAAGGAGCAATTTTAGCAGGAGGCTCAGGTTTTTGAATAAATAACGGGGTATTTTTATAAATTGCAAAATCTTCATCGGAAATAAATCCATTTTCTCTCATAAGAGCAAGTACTACATTCCTCCTCCTAAAAGCATTTTCTGGATGTAAAATAGGTGAATATATATAAGAATTTCTGATAAGACCAGCCAGTAGAGCACTTTCATCAACAGTCAATTTATCACAATTTTTATCAAAATATCGCTTGCTCGCTGCCTGAACCCCATATACACCATGTCCGAACCATGTTGAATTCAAGTACATCTCAAGTATTTCGTCTTTCGAATACCTTTTCTCTATTTCAATAGCTGTAAGTAACTCTTTTATTTTCCTCACTACTGTCTTCTCATATCCAATATTTTCATATAAAATTCTCGCAAGCTGCTGAGAAATAGTACTTGCCCCCTGCTTTTTACTTAATGTGGCTATGTCTATAATCACCGCTCTTAAAAAATCTCTTAGGCTAAATCCCCAGTGTTTATAAAATCTTGTGTCTTCAACAGATATAACTGCTTTCCTCATATGAATGGGTATTTTCTCTATAGGAACATATACTCTCCTTTGAACAAATAACTCTTGCAATATCTTGCCGTCAGCAGAATAAATTCTTGTTACAAGTTCTGGATTAATATTTTGAAGCTGTTCCGGAGAAGGTAAATCCTGCGAAAAGTACGCAATTACACCAAGTAGTATCCCACTACCAATAATGTATATGATTATTACCCAGAAAAATGCCTCTATCCAGCTAATCTGTCTTACATATTTGCTCTTTCTGCCCATTCTGACACATTCCAAATTTTGACAATGGGAAAATATCAAAAATAAAACTCATATTCAAAAGGAATGTTCTAAAATGGGTTCGATTTATTCAGAAACAATTTTTTCCTTAAACCAATTAAAAGACTATTATTTATCAAATCCAGCTAATAGATAGATTTTACCTCATATTTCTTATCCTGACTTCTATTCTTTTTTCATCCTTTAATAAATCCAAAAGCTTTTGAGGATCGGTATCACCGTAATGATAGGGATATAAAATTTTAGGCTTAAAAGATTTCGCCGCATCGGCAACCATCTCGGGTGTCATAGTGTAAGGAAGATTCATCGGAAGAAAAGCGATGTAAATATTTTTTAGGACCTTCATTTCAGGAATATTCTCAGTATCACCCGCTATGTACACCCTTTTATCACCTATATTCAAAACATATCCATTTCCTTCACCCTTTGGATGAAAGGGTTCGCCATTGTCTCTTTTATTAACAATATTATATGCTGGAACTGCTTCAATTTTAATTCCTGATACCTCTATCCTATCTCCGTTATGAAGCACCTTGCCGCCTTCCAGTACCTTCGAACATTTTTTTGTATAAATAATTACTGTATTTTCTTTCTGTATCTTCTTTATAGCCTCTACATCAAAATGATCACTATGATGATGGGTAATTAGAATAATATCAGCATCTGGCAGCTTATTATAATCGTATAGCCTGCCAAATGGATCAATATGAATTACCATATCATTAATTTCGAACATCAACGTACCATGCCCTATAAAATGGATCTTCAGAACACCGATAGACGTTTTAATTACGTCTATTTGACATTTCTCTTTCCCAAGAATAATTCCATATAAACAAATAAAAAATATTAAGGAATAAATTAATGTTTTCATTTATCCTCCTGAATTATCTACTCAGGGAAAAATTGATAGCAATTATATCACTACTCCTCCACAAATCGTTTCTCTTTTTTGACTCAAGAACATATATCAATGCTAAACCGATCCTTTTGGCAGGATAAAAACCTATACCTACATAAACCCTATTTCTATTAAAATCTTGGACATCGCTTTCATAAAATAGTTCATAAGCAATGAATGGTTTCAAGGAAAATTCTATATATACGGGGAAATTCACCCTTAGTTGAGTTCTATTTCTTAATAGTTTCTCATCACTTTTGATCCTTCGAACAATTTTATCCCTTACTTCCACACTCATTTTACCAAAATTATATTTGCCCTTTATATATAAATATGGTCTGTATTCTGTAATCCAGTTTGAATTTTTTATCTCAAACACCTGACGGTAATAAGGTCCAATAGATAAAAAATTATTCACCTTAAAATCAAATCCATAATCGTAGTGGGAATAAAAATACCCTCCCAGCCTATCATCATACCTATTTTCCAATGACACACTCAGATTCAACCTTTCTTTAAGATTTAATTTTAATGCATATTGGTTCCATATAATTTCTACTGAAAAAACATTACCGGCAAAAATAACCAATATTGCCAGAATAATAATCACCCTATTTCTCATACTGCTCCTCCATTTTTCAGAATTTGATTTTATTCACACAAAAGACAAAATTCAATAGATCCACTGGTAAGTAAAAGGTTCCTCAATAACAATTTTATTAGGTTTTGCAAGAGAACAAACTCTTCAAAAATTCCCTAAAAAGCTAATCTTT
Above is a genomic segment from Candidatus Neomarinimicrobiota bacterium containing:
- a CDS encoding MBL fold metallo-hydrolase — encoded protein: MKTLIYSLIFFICLYGIILGKEKCQIDVIKTSIGVLKIHFIGHGTLMFEINDMVIHIDPFGRLYDYNKLPDADIILITHHHSDHFDVEAIKKIQKENTVIIYTKKCSKVLEGGKVLHNGDRIEVSGIKIEAVPAYNIVNKRDNGEPFHPKGEGNGYVLNIGDKRVYIAGDTENIPEMKVLKNIYIAFLPMNLPYTMTPEMVADAAKSFKPKILYPYHYGDTDPQKLLDLLKDEKRIEVRIRNMR
- a CDS encoding PBP1A family penicillin-binding protein, whose product is MGRKSKYVRQISWIEAFFWVIIIYIIGSGILLGVIAYFSQDLPSPEQLQNINPELVTRIYSADGKILQELFVQRRVYVPIEKIPIHMRKAVISVEDTRFYKHWGFSLRDFLRAVIIDIATLSKKQGASTISQQLARILYENIGYEKTVVRKIKELLTAIEIEKRYSKDEILEMYLNSTWFGHGVYGVQAASKRYFDKNCDKLTVDESALLAGLIRNSYIYSPILHPENAFRRRNVVLALMRENGFISDEDFAIYKNTPLFIQKPEPPAKIAPYFVEFVRQQLNSIAKKYKFDIYRDGLSIYTTLDTRIQEIADSVTLEHLKWQQSVLNKQIISDPESIIKLIPDSTITPEKIVAMVKGEIPMDSTLQSYLTVQCALTAIDHKTGRILAMIGGRNFRESQFNRAVQAKRQPGSVFKPIVYVTAIDNGFPVTTQLLNQPVVVEMEDGTRWAPKNYDLATGGPTTLREALKRSLNLVTVRIVQELIQPKSVVETARRMHLTTYIPAVDAIALGAASVKPIEITSAYGIFANYGIWNKPYAIEKIVDRYGNIIYEHKPVKDFVFSKEVAYVMISLLESVLNEGTAKNARRIFGFKHPGGAKTGTTNNFSDAWLVGFTPYLTAGVWVGIDNPSVSLGHRQSGAVAALPIWAKFMKIVHKEMGWYPREFQRPENVIEVKICKETKLLATPYCPVETEIFIKGTEPKETCPIHGKIRESNIEDKIIF
- a CDS encoding DUF2490 domain-containing protein — encoded protein: MRNRVIIILAILVIFAGNVFSVEIIWNQYALKLNLKERLNLSVSLENRYDDRLGGYFYSHYDYGFDFKVNNFLSIGPYYRQVFEIKNSNWITEYRPYLYIKGKYNFGKMSVEVRDKIVRRIKSDEKLLRNRTQLRVNFPVYIEFSLKPFIAYELFYESDVQDFNRNRVYVGIGFYPAKRIGLALIYVLESKKRNDLWRSSDIIAINFSLSR